GCTGAGGTTCAGCCGAATGAGATATTGCTCGTTGTTGACTCTATGACCGGTCAGGACGCTGTAAACGTTGCAAAATCGTTCAACGATATGCTTGACATTACAGGCGTTATCCTTACAAAGCTGGACGGCGATACACGAGGCGGTGCGGCTCTGTCGGTTCTTTCGGTTACAGGCAAGCCGATAAAGTTTGCAGGTGTCGGTGAGAAGACAGACGACCTTGAGCAGTTCCACCCCAACCGTATGGCTGACAGAATACTCGGTATGGGCGATGTGCTTTCACTCATCGAAAAGGCAAAGATAAATGTTGATGAGAAGGAGCAGGAAAAGCTGGCAAAGCGTCTACAGGAAAACAAGTTCGATATGAACGACCTGTACGCACAGTTTGAACAGATTGAGAAGATGGGCAGCATCTCATCTCTTATAAAGATGATCCCCGGTGTTGCGGGAAAGGTCAAGGAAGAAGATATAGACGAGCGCAGAATGTATCGCACTAAGGCTATTATCTCATCAATGACGAAAAAAGAGCGTGAAAAGCCCTCTATCATTGACGCAAAGCGTAAGCGCAGAATTGCGGCGGGCAGCGGCACAAAGGTCGAAGATGTAAATCAGCTTCTCAAGCAGTTTGACGGTATGCAGAAGATGATGAAGCAGATGGGACTTAAGGGCGGCAAAAAACGCAAGTTCCCGAAGTTCCCCATGGGCGGAATGGGTGGAATGAACGGCATGGGCGGATTCCCGATGTAAGCCGTTCAGGATTACAGGTAATTCATAGTGGTTGACAATTAATGCTTGACAATACACTTTGATTATAAAAACTAAAACTTAAATTTTTTATGAGGTGAACAAAATGGTAAAGATCAGATTAAGACGTATGGGCGCTAAGAAGGCTCCTTTCTACAGAGTTGTGGTTGCAGATTCACGCTACCCCAGAGACGGACGTTTCATTGAAGAAATCGGTTACTACGATCCTACAAAGGAACCCTCTGTTGTATCTATCGACAAGGAAAAGGCTGACAAGTGGCTCGCTAACGGCGCTCAGCCCACAGATACAGTTAAGAAGCTCCTTAAGATTGCTGCTGAAAAGTAATCGCTGTTTCTGAAAGGAAAATTAAATGGAAAAATTGCTTATCGCTATGGTGGAAGACCTTGTAGATGACAAGTCCGCCATCCGGGTAACAGTTGACGAGCCTAAAGAGGACGGAACTGTTGTTTATCATCTGCACGTTGCTCCCGATGATATGGGACGTGTAATAGGCAAGCAGGGAAGAATAGCTAAGGCTATCCGTACCATTATGCGTGCAGGAGCAGTAAGATACAACCAGAAGGTTATGGTTGAGATCGACTGACGCACATCTGAATTGAACGTAAACCCCGACTTTTGAAAGGTCGGGGTTTCGTTTATTAACCGAATGTTAACTTTACTGATTTTTACTCCTGAGGATTATCCGTATTCGACAGTTTTCACAAAAAATCTATTCACTTCGGCAAACGGCAATTTATTTAATTGACTTTAATTAACAGATATTATATAATAAAATCGGAGTATTGGATATTGTGGCGGAAAATGCAATATCCAAAGACAGAATTTTAAACAGAACAGCATCATAATATTGATTATAAATCGGAGAATAATATGGAACATTTCGGAATTGAATATTGGCTATTTACGTTCTGTATATATTGTATGGCAGGCTGGGTGCAGGAATCGACTATCGAGTCGCTGTATCACAGACGACCGATAAACAGAGGCTTCCTAAGAGGTCCCTATATTCCTATATACGGTGTCGGCGGACTGCTCCTTCTGTTTATCTGTCATCCTTTCAGAGATAACGGATTTCAGGTTTTCTTTGTGGCTCTTATTGCCTGCACGGCGCTTGAATACTTCACGGGCTGGCTTATGGAAACTATGTTCGGTAAGCAGTTCTGGGATTACAGTATGTTCAGGATAACCTATAAAAACAGAATATCGCTGGTGTCCTCGCTTTTCTGGGGAGTAATGGGATTGTTCGTGACGTATGTTGTTTCGGACATTACATTATATATGCTTAACAATCTGCCGTATCGGTTAATATGTATTGCAGGTACGGTCATATCACTGGTTATGGCGATTGATTTTCTCGGCACGGCAAGAAAGCAGATTGATGTCGATAAGCTGAGAAGCACATTCAGTATAAGCAACATAAGCACTCATATTATGCGCTTTGATGTGATTGCGTCACGCATTCCGGGCTTTAAAGCAAGAACCGGTGAAAAAAAAGAAGAGGATTCTGCCGAGTATAACGGCGATGATGAGAATGATGACAGATAAGAATACGTTTGTGCTTACAGACGATGACCGCAGATTTATAAAAACAGCAAGAAAGATACTTGCAAACGAAAAGGTACAGCAGATGAAGCAGTATGTTCAGCACGGCGACGTTTCCACCTATGAGCATTGCCTTATGGTTTGCCTGTATGCTTATATGTATGCAAAGAGGCTTAAGCTGAAGATAAATATCGAGGCGCTTGTA
This window of the [Eubacterium] siraeum genome carries:
- the rpsP gene encoding 30S ribosomal protein S16, with the translated sequence MVKIRLRRMGAKKAPFYRVVVADSRYPRDGRFIEEIGYYDPTKEPSVVSIDKEKADKWLANGAQPTDTVKKLLKIAAEK
- a CDS encoding KH domain-containing protein; this encodes MEKLLIAMVEDLVDDKSAIRVTVDEPKEDGTVVYHLHVAPDDMGRVIGKQGRIAKAIRTIMRAGAVRYNQKVMVEID
- the ffh gene encoding signal recognition particle protein, with product MAFEGLSDKLGKVFSKLKNHGKLNEKDVKEAMREVKMALLEADVSFPVVKDFVAKVSERAVGSEVMNSLTPAQQVIDIVHDELIQLMGTDTARIDFPSKPPCVIMMCGLQGAGKTTHTAKLAKYLKKQNRRPLLVACDIYRPAAIDQLKVVGASVDAHVFEMGQTNPVKIAKESIKYAKDNGFDVVILDTAGRLHIDEDLMKELKDIKAEVQPNEILLVVDSMTGQDAVNVAKSFNDMLDITGVILTKLDGDTRGGAALSVLSVTGKPIKFAGVGEKTDDLEQFHPNRMADRILGMGDVLSLIEKAKINVDEKEQEKLAKRLQENKFDMNDLYAQFEQIEKMGSISSLIKMIPGVAGKVKEEDIDERRMYRTKAIISSMTKKEREKPSIIDAKRKRRIAAGSGTKVEDVNQLLKQFDGMQKMMKQMGLKGGKKRKFPKFPMGGMGGMNGMGGFPM
- a CDS encoding putative ABC transporter permease is translated as MEHFGIEYWLFTFCIYCMAGWVQESTIESLYHRRPINRGFLRGPYIPIYGVGGLLLLFICHPFRDNGFQVFFVALIACTALEYFTGWLMETMFGKQFWDYSMFRITYKNRISLVSSLFWGVMGLFVTYVVSDITLYMLNNLPYRLICIAGTVISLVMAIDFLGTARKQIDVDKLRSTFSISNISTHIMRFDVIASRIPGFKARTGEKKEEDSAEYNGDDENDDR